One Astyanax mexicanus isolate ESR-SI-001 chromosome 3, AstMex3_surface, whole genome shotgun sequence genomic region harbors:
- the gipc1 gene encoding PDZ domain-containing protein GIPC1, which yields MPLGLGRRKKASPLVENEEAEPIRAGLNVPGLDGLDGSGVGLAEGAAQEGLPPPPTNLRPRLIFHTQLAHGSPTGRIEGFSNVRELYAKIGEAFGIPPAEVMFCTLNTHKVDMDKLLGGQIGLEDFIFAHVKGQRKEVEVFKGEDALGLTITDNGAGYAFIKRIREGSIIHQIQVINVGDMIESINGQILIGCRHYEVAKMLKELPRGKNFVLKLVEPLKAFDMISQRTGGRSGSGVQLGTGRGTLRLRSKGPATVEELPSAFEEKAIEKVDDLLENYMGIRDSELAATMVELGKDKRNPDEFAEALDETLGDFAFPDEFVFDVWGAIGDAKVGRV from the exons ATGCCACTTGGATTGGGGCGAAGGAAGAAGGCGTCGCCACTGGTGGAAAATGAGGAGGCAGAACCCATCCGTGCCGGTCTCAACGTGCCTGGGCTGGATGGGCTTGACGGCAGTGGGGTCGGACTTGCTGAGGGCGCAGCACAGGAAGGCCTGCCGCCTCCACCTACCAACCTTCGCCCTCGCCTGATTTTCCACACCCAGCTGGCACACGGCAGCCCCACAGGACGTATCGAAGGATTCAGCAACGTCCGTGAGCTCTATGCCAAGATCGGAGAAGCGTTTGGGATCCCACCTGCAGAG gTTATGTTTTGCACACTAAACACCCACAAGGTGGACATGGACAAACTGCTGGGTGGCCAGATTGGACTGGAGGACTTTATTTTTGCTCATGTGAAGGGCCAGAGGAAAGAAGTAGAAGTGTTCAAGGGGGAGGATGCTCTCGGACTCACGATCACTGACAATGGAGCAGGCTACGCTTTCATTAAG AGAATAAGGGAGGGCAGCATCATCCATCAAATCCAGGTCATAAACGTTGGGGACATGATTGAGTCAATCAATGGACAAATACTTATCGGATGTCGACACTACGAGGTTGCCAAGATGCTCAAGGAGCTGCCCAGGGGGAAGAACTTTGTCCTGAAGCTGGTGGAACCATTAAAGGCCTTTG aTATGATCAGTCAGAGGACCGGGGGCAGGTCCGGCTCAGGGGTCCAGCTAGGCACTGGCAGGGGAACGCTACGCCTGAGGTCCAAAGGACCCGCAACAGTAGAGGAACTG cCTTCAGCGTTTGAGGAAAAGGCAATTGAAAAGGTTGACGATCTGCTGGAGAACTACATGGGTATAAGAGATAGTGAGCTGG CTGCTACGATGGTGGAGTTGGGGAAAGACAAGAGGAACCCAGATGAGTTCGCTGAGGCCTTGGACGAGACGCTGGGTGACTTTGCCTTCCCAGATGAATTTGTGTTTGACGTGTGGGGTGCCATCGGTGATGCGAAGGTCGGTCGGGTCTAG